From the Paramormyrops kingsleyae isolate MSU_618 chromosome 7, PKINGS_0.4, whole genome shotgun sequence genome, one window contains:
- the LOC111842105 gene encoding uncharacterized protein, whose amino-acid sequence MAQSCWAALFIFPLLVQAQSGSDDEEPYVQCWSSVTVENTLLFCQVDEDLLTEPKNSTLCTESPREPVMIQDCKTIMTRDDNITFPNLSPLSKYRLKILFQTREPFSKTYELKKIIKPNAPMVSTTFVAKEWKAVVSIETGYKDDILENVLMREVKIKGHNRTYVVEQDELHIESRDVLRENTQYCVKVRCKPNGHYFDGYWSDWSHWSKFQTPKGGSVGHQADQLHIYIVTVALFLLLLIAGVMVRHWYKDIKLIIWPIIPNPKHTLVQGYKPNKGPPVSFHPESFNDNCIQLIDQVEERRVTPDIPDMVGSYEVRRHSSGQRSMGPILRNSSANTGENHPMLQNKDNMEEDGLGTGRRMSASGINRNSETSGRSEANSNNNVPVPRRDEAYVTMSSFYKTQ is encoded by the exons ATGGCTCAGTCGTGCTGGGCGGCGCTCTTCATCTTCCCgctgctggttcaagcccagagTGGCAGTGACGATGAAG AACCATATGTTCAATGCTGGTCTAGTGTGACTGTGGAGAACACTCtgttattttgccaagtggatgAAGACCTGCTTACAGAGCCGAAAAATTCAACTCTGTG CACTGAGTCCCCAAGGGAACCAGTCATGATCCAGGACTGTAAAACAATTATGACAAGAGATGACAACATTACATTCCCTAATCTCTCCCCGCTCTCCAAATACCGTCTCAAAATTCTGTTCCAGACAAGGGAACCATTCAGTAAAACATATGAACTGAAGAAAATAA TAAAACCAAATGCACCAATGGTCAGTACGACCTTTGTGGCCAAGGAATGGAAAGCAGTAGTATCCATTGAAACAGGTTATAAGGATGATATCCTCGAGAATGTTCTAATGCGGGAAGTCAAGATCAAAGGCCACAACAGG ACTTATGTTGTAGAGCAAGATGAGTTACACATTGAGTCCAGAGATGTCCTCAGAGAGAATACACAGTACTGTGTGAAGGTCAGATGCAAACCAAACGGCCATTATTTTGATGGCTACTGGAGTGATTGGAGCCACTGGAGCAAGTTCCAGACCCCAAAGG GCGGATCAGTAGGACATCAGGCGGATCAGCTGCACATCTACATAGTCACGGTTGCACTGTTCCTCTTGCTATTGATTGCTGGAGTAATGGTTCGACATTGGTACAAGGA TATCAAATTAATCATTTGGCCGATTATTCCAAACCCCAAACACACTCTGGTTCAAGGCTACAAGCCTAATAAG GGTCCACCTGTTAGCTTCCATCCTGAAAGCTTCAACGACAACTGCATCCAACTGATTGACCAAGTCGAGGAGAGACGCGTGACTCCCGACATACCAGACATGGTGGGCAGCTATGAAGTCAGGAGACACAGCAGTGGGCAAAGGAGTATGGGACCAATCCTCAGGAATTCTTCTGCCAATACAGGGGAGAATCACCCCATGCTtcagaacaaagacaacatggaAGAAGATGGCCTTGGGACTGGCAGGCGTATGTCAGCTTCTGGGATTAACAGAAATTCTGAGACATCTGGCAGGTCTGAGGCAAACAGCAATAACAATGTGCCAGTTCCTCGAAGAGATGAGGCGTACGTCACCATGTCCAGCTTCTACAAGACCCAGTGA